The Magnetococcales bacterium genomic interval GGATTTTCTGGGCCAGACCGCCTTGATCCAGGCCGCCGAGACCGGGCGGAGCGATCTCGTGGAAGAGCTGATCCAGCGGGGTGCGGAAGTCAATGTCCGGGACCAATGGGGACGGACAGCCCTGGCCGCCGCTCTCCACAATGATCACCGGGAGATTGTGACCCTGTTGCTCAAACATGGGGCCGACATCACCCTGTAATCCCCCGCCGATGACGCAGGGCCGTAGTCAACTTTTGCCTTCCTGGGCAGCGAGTTCGGCCAGCATTTCCCGCAAAGCCTGCCGCCAGTGCATCGGTGTCCACGCAAGCCATTTCCAGGTGGCGGTGCAATCGAGGACGCTGTAGGCAGGCCGGGGGGCAGGCAGGGGATATTCGTGGGTTGGAATCGGATCGATGGGAACCGGGCGATGCAGCATGCCCAGGACAAGGGCCTCCTCCTGAATCGCCACCGCCAGATCGTACCAACTGGCCACGCCGGCATCGGTCCAATGCCAAATGCCCCCTTTTTCCGGACGCTGGGCGGCAGCCCAGATCGCCTGCGCCAGACCCCGTGCCCAGGTGGGAGAGCCGATCTGATCGGCAATGACCCGCAACCGGTCCCGTTCGCGCAGAAGACGCAAAATGGTACGGGGAAAATTTTGCCCATGGGCGGCATAAAGCCAGG includes:
- a CDS encoding ankyrin repeat domain-containing protein — its product is MKLSDLSMIATSLVVSSMVAMPSKSNVDGWNTNTETNGSITNGTPISLPSRRILLEANQTHEQDFLGQTALIQAAETGRSDLVEELIQRGAEVNVRDQWGRTALAAALHNDHREIVTLLLKHGADITL
- the rfbD gene encoding dTDP-4-dehydrorhamnose reductase, coding for MIFGADGQLGRELSRLIPAGWQVQTYTFAEWDITRARETRNLLSEHKPQMVINAAAYTAVDKAETEPESAFAVNATAPGALAESTRQLGIRLLHVSTDYVFAGQAGRPYAPADPIQPLGVYGRSKAEGERLVMAATGGEATIFRTAWLYAAHGQNFPRTILRLLRERDRLRVIADQIGSPTWARGLAQAIWAAAQRPEKGGIWHWTDAGVASWYDLAVAIQEEALVLGMLHRPVPIDPIPTHEYPLPAPRPAYSVLDCTATWKWLAWTPMHWRQALREMLAELAAQEGKS